One genomic segment of Drosophila melanogaster chromosome 3R includes these proteins:
- the Pif1B gene encoding PFTAIRE-interacting factor 1B, isoform E, giving the protein MYMQHERHSDSDPNSRHQQTEASHMRDHWKPSKSQQSQQSDRVDPHDKPSQTAVSFLQKHHTPKNPESKANPDDGASCSCTAKRSKSADPPAVKAHTCACNTDPSPCGLGHQEKSSSRKPCSQKTSVTEPEKASSFKSAITACTKELLDPCTCGAHPPYWAGQSNLVTGPSYSRAMDPSSSTLAPLHRPGASKGSFGRSKSLASLPSKSNPPTQSGVTWLSALKDPESTCCSSKEDERPACTCNATQTNQDPSMSSLPQSHPNYRSMTSKSSNFRAPNPRNQPSFGPGDETSATTRSQSIVGQVTCLCASEHQPTKAFVSSLADRECPNEIQIAPCPSTRIHHPSGFAQFTDCQNSQGDPSTSFRSRKVSVKGQEEFCDCDASDNFSELSDPIQTSLHTHRSLSGGSCLCNDDADPPKEPEKATCVSKQCQCSSNDELQGMQSAQAGTGYQTPEDLCGNRAMACCSRKERILMLMEKLTSPGCDCGISRPCLTQQLFRELTLLLRSEKDDAVAPADEASPPCLTFDECCTAQHAGNGEGDPVEKPPSKRELQRVECFHQLEEYLCKCFLPPAEPQIPETDIYAFELDPDFPPEPEPKSPKENDNMQPCQCPEQFFDIGNALTCSGDGLDDDFFRDCEDDEEVKKFESKDDGKATTEPDLCQSLKAFIDKELQEILAEEANKEGEEVEEKTPSTVLREICERPTTVASPEEEEKPEQIECPFAGMVSCPPWTTQQTDWAAFPYNLDPCAQKESPSPAPRGPRTGLLPEGPLSPDMRNLCEQLLRKALKDCGLCGGDDVYSCEDDVCEECALNCEECPEDCPLEKCEECDDECPPEQQGCLCCHCRALICDEECKTVANTLRSGMCDPLCEMKYFIDSIIVDMHAMDCVLGNKKAKPKHLKATDLTNRGGPGDSFPVKIKSVWPLGNTALYVQWQLEDCRAVAGYEIYLDGHLTNRFYSFRHEAGVITNADVTNPHQVVVRAVAVGQEFPGEGPGKDATQECGCQAVALAHPELKAGAQRPWSPSLYYYDPNQLPPAEDVQPC; this is encoded by the exons ATGTACATGCAGCATGAGCGACATTCCGACAGCGACCCCAACTCCCGCCATCAACAAACCGAGGCATCCCACATGAGAGACCACTGGAAGCCGTCAAAATCCCAACAGTCGCAACAATCTGATCGTGTAGACCCTCATGACAAGCCATCGCAGACGGCGGTCTCCTTTCTGCAGAAACACCACACGCCTAAGAACCCGGAATCGAAGGCTAATCCAGATGATGGGGCGTCCTGCTCATGCACCGCAAAGAGGTCCAAGTCCGCCGATCCACCAGCGGTTAAAGCTCACACCTGTGCATGCAACACCGATCCAAGTCCATGTGGACTGGGTCATCAGGAGAAATCCAGTTCGAGGAAGCCCTGCTCCCAGAAAACATCGGTTACGGAACCAGAGAAGGCTTCCTCATTCAAGAGTGCTATAACAGCGTGTACCAAGGAGCTCCTCGATCCCTGCACTTGTGGCGCCCACCCACCATACTGGGCTGGTCAAAGCAACTTGGTAACCGGACCATCCTACAGTAGAGCAATGGACCCCTCCTCAAGCACTCTCGCTCCCTTGCATAGACCCGGAGCATCAAAAGGCAGCTTTGGTCGATCCAAGAGTTTGGCCAGTCTGCCTAGTAAATCTAATCCGCCAACTCAGAGTGGCGTCACTTGGTTGTCGGCTTTAAAGGATCCGGAGAGTACATGTTGCTCTTCCAAAGAGGACGAACGTCCTGCATGTACCTGCAACGCTACCCAGACTAATCAGGATCCTTCTATGAGTTCACTTCCTCAGAGCCATCCCAATTATCGCAGTATGACATCCAAATCAAGTAATTTCAGGGCGCCAAACCCGCGCAATCAACCCTCCTTTGGGCCAGGCGATGAGACCTCAGCAACCACACGATCCCAATCGATTGTGGGTCAGGTCACCTGCCTATGCGCATCGGAGCATCAACCCACCAAGGCCTTTGTGTCGAGCCTGGCCGATCGGGAATGCCCAAATGAGATCCAGATTGCGCCATGCCCCTCCACAAGAATACACCATCCATCCGGGTTTGCCCAGTTCACCGATTGTCAGAACTCTCAAGGCGACCCCAGTACCTCTTTCCGTTCTAGGAAAGTGAGCGTTAAGGGTCAGGAGGAATTTTGTGACTGTGATGCTTCTGATAACTTCTCCGAACTGTCCGATCCCATCCAGACCAGTCTTCATACGCACAGGAGTCTTTCCGGGGGTAGTTGCCTGTGCAACGACGATGCAGATCCTCCGAAGGAACCCGAAAAGGCTACGTGTGTCAGCAAGCAGTGCCAGTGCTCTTCGAATGACGAGCTTCAGGGGATGCAAAGTGCCCAAGCGGGTACCGGCTATCAGACACCAGAGGATCTTTGTGGAAATAGGGCTATGGCCTGCTGTTCTCGTAAGGAACGCATCCTGATGCTGATGGAGAAACTGACCAGTCCTGGTTGCGATTGCGGTATATCTCGCCCCTGCCTGACCCAACAACTTTTCCGGGAACTAACACTACTCCTGAGATCAGAAAAAGATGATGCAGTTGCACCAGCGGATGAAGCTAGCCCACCGTGCCTAACCTTCGATGAGTGCTGTACGGCCCAACATGCTGGCAATGGGGAAGGCGATCCAGTCGAAAAACCCCCGTCAAAGAGAGAGCTCCAACGAGTCGAGTGCTTTCATCAACTGGAGGAATACCTCTGCAAGTGCTTCCTGCCGCCGGCAGAACCTCAGATTCCTGAGACCGATATCTATGCTTTTGAACTAGATCCGGACTTTCCACCAGAACCTGAGCCAAAATCTCCCAAGGAAAATGACAACATGCAACCTTGTCAGTGCCCGGAACAATTCTTTGACATTGGAAATGCACTAACCTGTTCGGGTGATGGCTTGGATGATGACTTCTTTCGTGATTGTGAGGATGACGAGGAAGTAAAAAAGTTCGAAAGTAAGGATGATGGTAAAGCAACCACGGAGCCGGATCTCTGCCAATCTCTTAAAGCATTCATCGACAAGGAACTGCAAGAAATTCTTGCGGAGGAGGCCAATAAGGAAGGCGAGGAGGTAGAAGAAAAAACTCCTAGCACAGTACTAAGGGAAATCTGTGAGAGACCCACAACCGTGGCGTCACCGGAAGAAGAGGAGAAACCAGAACAGATTGAGTGTCCATTTGCTGGCATGGTGTCCTGTCCTCCTTGGACCACACAGCAAACAGACTGGGCAGCCTTCCCCTACAACTTAGATCCCTGTGCGCAAAAGGAGTCACCTAGCCCGGCGCCCCGGGGTCCACGTACTGGGCTATTGCCCGAAGGACCTCTGTCACCCGATATGAGGAACCTCTGCGAGCAGCTTTTGCGAAAAGCTCTTAAGGATTGTGGTCTGTGTGGTGGTGACGATGTGTACTCCTGCGAGGACGATGTATGCGAAGAGTGCGCGCTGAATTGTGAGGAATGCCCGGAAGATTGCCCGTTGGAAAAGTGCGAGGAATGCGATGATGAGTGTCCCCCAGAACAACAAGGATGCCTATGCTGCCACTGTCGCGCTCTCATATGCGACGAGGAGTGCAAGACGGTTGCCAATACCCTGCGCTCCGGAATGTGTGATCCACTCTGCGAAATG aAATACTTTATAGACTCCATCATCGTTGATATGCATGCCATGGATTGTGTGCTCGGCAACAAGAAAGCGAAACCAAAG CACCTTAAGGCTACAGACTTGACCAACAGAGGTGGACCCGGCGATAGTTTTCCCGTCAAAATTAAGAGTGTGTGGCCATTGGGTAACACCGCTCTCTACGTCCAATGGCAATTGGAGGACTGTCGCGCTGTAGCAGGATATGAG